A genomic window from Lotus japonicus ecotype B-129 chromosome 1, LjGifu_v1.2 includes:
- the LOC130728087 gene encoding WRKY DNA-binding transcription factor 70-like, with amino-acid sequence METIGYRKAIEELVRGREFANQLRHVINGTENENDDRSLAEKLLKEIHVSFSNSLFILNHSTSSTSDQSSSHDHEVCDVQLKSEEDSQSQESNCKRSSDVKERRGCYKRRRTSESWERESETPIEDGHQWRKYGQKAILKAKYPRNYYRCTHKYDQGCRATKHVQRIQENPPLHKTTYYGNHTCRRCQTPEIIVDDSVCPNSDSSMFVSFDNSLPTSAKQQCPFLSSFPSPSSVKRKCKEEEEEEAPPSISSSSDHLIPSSELTFHDSPLTFDSDYMGVIPDVLYGSDELDDVFEPFLESLR; translated from the exons ATGGAAACTATAGGTTATAGGAAGGCAATTGAGGAGCTAGTGAGAGGGCGTGAGTTTGCAAACCAGCTTAGACATGTCATCAATGGAACTGAGAATGAAAATGATGATAGGTCACTTGCTGAGAAGCTTCTGAAAGAGATCCACGTGTCCTTTTCCAACTCCCTCTTCATACTGAACCATTCCACTAGTAGTACTTCTGATCAATCTTCTTCCCATGATCATGAAGTGTGTGATGTGCAGCTCAAGTCTGAGGAGGACTCTCAATCTCAAGAGAGTAATTGCAAGAGGAGTTCTGATGTTAAGGAAAGAAGAGGGTGTTACAAGAGAAG AAGAACTTCAGAATCATGGGAGAGGGAGTCTGAAACTCCAATAGAAGATGGCCATCAATGGAGAAAGTATGGCCAAAAGGCTATCCTTAAGGCCAAATACCCAAG GAACTACTACAGATGCACTCACAAATATGACCAGGGATGCAGAGCAACAAAACATGTTCAAAGAATTCAAGAAAATCCACCTCTTCACAAGACCACATACTATGGCAACCACACTTGCAGAAGGTGTCAAACCCCTGAGATAATAGTGGATGATTCTGTTTGTCCTAATTCTGACTCTTCCATGTTCGTTAGCTTTGACAATTCTCTCCCAACCTCAGCCAAACAACAGTGCCCTTTTCTCTCATCTTTtccatcaccttcatcagtgaaAAGGAAGTgcaaagaggaggaagaggaggaggccCCTCCTTCTATATCTTCCTCCAGTGATCACCTCATCCCTTCTTCTGAGCTCACTTTCCATGATTCTCCCCTAACCTTTGATTCAGATTACATGGGTGTGATTCCTGATGTGTTGTATGGTTCTGATGAGCTTGATGATGTCTTTGAGCCCTTCCTTGAAAGTCTTAGATGA
- the LOC130728086 gene encoding uncharacterized protein LOC130728086, with protein MGVAVYLDIILVPLSLFITIGYHVYLCHAIKNKPSRTTYGIDRLRRTAWGENLNQGEDKKAMLTVQSLRNTLMTTILTATITILVNLALAALTNNTYKASHLFNSEFFGSKSDKVFVLKYGSASFCLLFSFLCSSMAIGFLIDSNYLMNAYGEFLSGGYTQNILERGFTLALVGNRMLCVAVPLMLWMLGPFAVFLASLALVWVLREFDFVPQFPHSNKNNVSM; from the exons ATGGGAGTGGCTGTTTATTTGGATATCATTTTGGTCCCTTTGAGTCTTTTCATCACAATAGGTTACCATGTCTACCTCTGCCATGCCATTAAGAACAAACCTTCAAGAACAACTTATGGAATTGATAGGCTTAGGAGGACAGCTTGGGGTGAGAACTTAAATCAG GGTGAAGACAAGAAGGCTATGCTAACTGTACAAAGCTTGAGGAACACACTCATGACCACCATACTCACAGCTACTATAACCATTCTTGTGAACTTGGCTTTGGCAGCTCTGACCAACAACACCTACAAAGCTAGCCATCTCTTCAATAGTGAATTTTTTGGCTCAAAATCAGACAAAGTCTTTGTTTTGAAGTATGGGTCAGCATCATTTTGCTTGTTGTTTAGCTTCTTATGCAGCTCCATGGCCATAGGATTTCTAATTGATTCCAATTATCTGATGAATGCTTATGGGGAGTTCTTGTCTGGGGGTTACACACAGAACATACTTGAAAGAGGGTTCACCTTAGCTCTTGTTGGAAATAGGATGCTCTGTGTTGCTGTTCCTTTGATGCTGTGGATGCTTGGTCCATTTGCAGTGTTTTTAGCCTCTTTGGCATTGGTTTGGGTGTTGCGCGAGTTTGATTTTGTCCCCCAATTCCCACACAGCAATAAAAACAATGTATCAATGTGA